The sequence TTACCACCTTGTCACCCACTTCGAATGGTCTAACAaagaatattaaaatcaatgattCAAATACGTTTCTCAATGTCGTACCAAATGCAAATGATAATGCCAATATCGTAGTTGATAGTGGTACGAGGAAAACACTGACCTCCACACCATACAATGTCATAACGAAAAGAAACATTAGTATCCAAAATATGAAATTCACAATCTCATTAATCACTCTACCAATATCCTCGTGATCCCTAAGACGATACTCCAAGGTTTTTCTTGACCTCACCACCCTGAGTATCCAATTGGTCAAGTCGTCCTTCTTTATAATATCGCCATGAATGCTGCCAATGGTATTGAACGCTTTGTCCAAATGCTTATCCTTTACATACCCACTAAGGTCACTCTTCACCAAATAGCCCTTATGATCCCTATCTGCAAATTTCAACATTTGTTTTGCTATTGTCTTTGCTTGATCTTGAGTGAACTGATCAGCTTTTGAATTTAGTTTACCACTTagttgattatttattttcaatgattCAATCCATTGACTAATTCCCATCTTTTTACGTTTCTTTAAACTTGCAGACACCGACTGTGACAATGCCGATGGTTTTCTTGTTGACAACTGTTCCAATAGCTCCTCATTTAACAAGGACTGTTTCAAAGAGGTGTAAAATGCTTTTCTATTTGTTCTAGCGGCTAATATCTTCACCAGTATCACTCTACCACAATAGAGCAAACTTACATACATCACTGCACGTAATGCAGTGAAAAACTTACTCATTGAGTCCTTTGTCCAATCTGGTAATTGCAATACTGGATCTGTTGCAAAATAAACTATAACCGCCCAAATCAAACAACTCAATGGTCGTATGAACCCATTCACATAGTAGAATACATGTTGTTGTAAATACATTGTACTTGaaaaaatggaaaagaaTCCACGAACTAACCAATACACTATTAAAAATGACATAACTCCAATATCAATAAACAATGCCCATCTAAGTATTTGTGTCTCCAATATCAATATATCTGGCCAAAATATCCTAAATATTACACCCACCGCTCCAACCAACAATaacataaataaaattgatattataaaatatttcctatttaaaaatctctttttaaatgattttttcttcttttttttcattttctcttCATCTTCACCTTCATTTTCAGGATCTGAATCATAATCTCCTTCAAAACTATCCTTATTCATATCATTTAATGTTACAACTTGAAATGGTAATTCTTGTGCTTGTCCTAATGGTGGATGACTCTTTTCACTACCAATCACTAAatcattactactattactattatctgCTCCacctaatttatttaattctgtTGGATATGAACTAActgtattaaaattattattattatttggtgattttgaaaatactgattcattaaattgattattattattattattattattattattattattattattattattaggattattattactaccattactattactattatgatgaccaccaccaccaccaccaccaccactattattattatttataatatttatatttattggtGGGGAAGATGAAGATGGAGATATTGAATCATGTGGTGATTTTGATATTGATGGTGCAGAacttgttaaattattatctctATTTACAACTTTGGATATTGCTTCTTTCTCTTCCCTTGGTGATATTAATGTTACACTTTCATTAATTCTAATTCTTGGACTCTTTATTATTCCACTAGATTTTCTTGGTGATTCTTCATTATctgaattactattattattattattattattattattattattattattattattattattattattattattattattattattattattattattattattattgttattacttaAATTTGtactatttctttttttaatttgttttgacATTCCTGTACTttctttagttttttttgttgaaactaaatattctttactatcatttaaatcataaaaattattattactattatttgtatcACTTTGGATACTATCCGTTGacttaaaattattattattattaatattattattattgttattgttattgttgttgctcATTTGAAATGAGGTTTTTCTATtggacttttttttttttttttttctatttagaaattattaattatttttttatttattttttatttttatttttatttttattattttttttttttatttttatttttttttttccaattttgcgatatatttataataaaaaaaaaaaaataaataaaaaaatatgtgtgtgtgtgtgtgtgattataataatgcTGGAGAAAGAGATTTTATATCAAATTACaaactaaatttaaattgggGTTCAAGtaacaacttttttttttttttttttttttttttatttatttttaattttttttttttacttttatttatttttaatttttttttttttaaatttaactaATCGCGCCATTCAGGTaatcgattttttttttttttcaattttcaaataaagtaaaaaaaaaaaaaataaaataaaattatttaaaaaaattaaaataatataataattaaaaggaTTCCaagataatttatcaaaactATGGTTTATATGTTCAAAAAGAGAAAtccaaatgaaaatttaaataatttttgctttttatttgttggtttttaaaattttttgttttacaATAATTCTCATTGTTGTCATCATTAATCACTATAacccaaattttaatataatttcttcctttttttattttaaattttttttttttataattcataatttttttataaataatttaacctttatcttttttttttttttttttttttttaattattaacaatttaaaaaacgacttgataatatttaaagCACTAAAAAACAACTTTGGAATTTCAATACTCTGgcacaaaataaaaagaagtATAAAATTTTTCTTACAATTTtcataacaaaaaaaagtgtttggTAAGGAAACAAActtggaaaaaataaaaaaaataaaaaaaaaggtcaGAAGcagataataaattaatattattagaaGGAAGAGAAGTTTcgtttaaatcaaaaaaaaaaaaaaaaaaaaatcaaaaaaaaaaaaaaaaaaaaaaataaataaataaataaataaataaataaataaataaaacatgtttaataataaataatattttttatcaataaaattttttatttttttttatttatttattcttttctgtttattattttattttatttttttttatttttaaaaaaaaaaaaaaaaagaaaaaaagaaaaaaaaaaaaaaattaagatgTATGTTggaaaattgaatttgaatttggaaTCATGGAGGAGgactattatttacaatttatcTACAGATGTAGAATCTACTTTTGAAAGTGATAATAAACCACTAATAATCGGTAAATTTgatgatatattattattattattattattattattattattattattattattattattattattattattattattattattattattattatttacaatagtTGTCCATCCATTTTCGTTTGTTAtaacaccaccactactatttCGTATGGAagcttttctttttaatggTTTAAGTTcctttaaagaattattattaaagctAAAGTGTGGtgtgttattattgttattattgttactattgaGTTGGTGCTCATCGATaacattatttataatatcacCCAAGTTACTCTCTCCGAATATGGGTGTTGATgctgataatttttttttattttttttatctttattaatattgttattattattattgttgttgttgttgtaattgacactattactactattgttAAGACTATGAATATTactaccaccattattattattattgcaattattattattactattactattattattattattattattattattattattattattattattattattattattattattattattattattattattattattaatattattaatattattattattattattactattcatattattattgctattgctattgttattattaatattattattattgttgttattattgttattattattgctattgctattattattattattattattattattattattattattattattattattattattattattattattattattattattattataattattattattattattataattattatttgttatattAGTACCACTACTATTTATTGGATTTATTGCTGACCAATAATCagattgattatttatattattactgcTACTATTTAAAGATGGTAATCTATATGGAGCATCTGGTGAAGTTGTTGGGATTGAAGGTGATGATAAATGAAGTGGTTTGggttttaatgaattaattgcaTTATGAATACTTGTATTAATTGAACTTATATTATTGTGAAGTGGAAGTGGTGATTGTGAgcgttgttgtgattgtgattgtggttgttgataTGATTGTGATTTTACAATTGGACTTGATAAAGGTGTAtttaaagatgaagatgatactGATTGATCAGCAGAATATTTTGCAAATTTGCTGCTACCAGGATTTGGTAACAAATcctcattattattaatattattattattattgttgttattattattattattattattattattattattattattattattattattattattattattattattattattattattattattattattattattattattattattattattattgctactatctttattactattactattattattatctttgtCTTTATTAGTATTAGTTTTACTATCATCTTTACATAAaattgaagataatgaatttgaaccCATTGTAGCAATAGCTGATAAAAAATCTAATGGATTTAAATCATCTGATTGTTTATGGTAATTTGATGATGGTACTTGGAGTTCTGATGATGATTTCGACATACCAATcttttgatgttgttgttgatgttgttgttgttgttgttgttgttgttgttgttgttgttgttgttgttgatgagtTAACTGTACATGtggtgaatttaataatggtcTTTCTTGacttgaaatattattattattattgctattattattattattattattgttactgtttatctttttattaaataaatcaagtgtattattaatagaatCATTTAAGTTTGGAGATGTGGTACAAATATCTTTATCCCTATTGTctctgttattattattgttattgttttctttattatttattggaaTTGAGGATAATGAAGAGTGTAATGATTTTGGAATATATTTTGAATGTTGATTTAATGTTGGTtgggatgatgatgaagatgatgatgatgatgatgatgatgatgatgatgatgatgatgatgatgatgatgatgatgatgatgatgatgatgatgatgatgatgatgatgatgatgatgatgatgatgatgatgatgatgatgatgatgatgatgatgatgatgatgatgatgatgatgatgatgttgatgttgatgttgatgttgatggcTGAGAGCTATCCTTTATGAGATCATTTAAGTTTGaggttgaatttgaatttgaatttataatatttgataaagttGGTGAAGATATAGCTGATTGTGCTGGTGATAAGGTTGGTGTGGAAGATGAGgaatttgataatggtgTATCACtattttgttgatttgtCAAAAAGtgtatattactattactattatttaatggtttCTTACTACCACccatattactattattgctatgagtagtagtggtggttgttgttgttgttgtagttgttgaattgttattattattattattaccactaacATTAGTATCcctgttattatttatattattaccactcACATTTAGATTTCcatgttgttgctgttgctgttgctgttgctgttggtATTGTAACATTTGAGAATTGGTACCATTTAAACTgttatttaaactattaccTAGACTACTTAAACTTGTGTTACTGATTGATGATTTTAAGTTATTTAGTGAGGATGTTAGTTTTGGAGATATGTCACCACCACCTCCGCCACcgccaccaccatcaccactaccactactacaaACGTTACCATTCTCATCGATTACCATTCCATCTTCGTAATCGTTTTCGTCAGCCAATCCACCTAAACTGcaaccaccatcatcaccatcaccattagttccactattaccaccattaccaccgTCAAACTCATCATCATATTCTTTA comes from Dictyostelium discoideum AX4 chromosome 2 chromosome, whole genome shotgun sequence and encodes:
- a CDS encoding MS ion channel domain-containing protein is translated as MSNNNNNNNNNNINNNNNFKSTDSIQSDTNNSNNNFYDLNDSKEYLVSTKKTKESTGMSKQIKKRNSTNLSNNNNNNNNNNNNNNNNNNNNNNNNNNNNNNNNNNSNSDNEESPRKSSGIIKSPRIRINESVTLISPREEKEAISKVVNRDNNLTSSAPSISKSPHDSISPSSSSPPININIINNNNSGGGGGGGGHHNSNSNGSNNNPNNNNNNNNNNNNNNNNQFNESVFSKSPNNNNNFNTVSSYPTELNKLGGADNSNSSNDLVIGSEKSHPPLGQAQELPFQVVTLNDMNKDSFEGDYDSDPENEGEDEEKMKKKKKKSFKKRFLNRKYFIISILFMLLLVGAVGVIFRIFWPDILILETQILRWALFIDIGVMSFLIVYWLVRGFFSIFSSTMYLQQHVFYYVNGFIRPLSCLIWAVIVYFATDPVLQLPDWTKDSMSKFFTALRAVMYVSLLYCGRVILVKILAARTNRKAFYTSLKQSLLNEELLEQLSTRKPSALSQSVSASLKKRKKMGISQWIESLKINNQLSGKLNSKADQFTQDQAKTIAKQMLKFADRDHKGYLVKSDLSGYVKDKHLDKAFNTIGSIHGDIIKKDDLTNWILRVVRSRKTLEYRLRDHEDIGRVINEIVNFIFWILMFLFVMTLYGVEVSVFLVPLSTTILALSFAFGTTLRNVFESLILIFFVRPFEVGDKVVINQLEGLFVDRIGIVFTSFKSLDGKAVYLPNSTLVMARIENHQRSEEASVGVDVTVNFNTPVEKLYFLESKLDKWVKAQPDKWRPDIYLAFSAITGTNHITVRYGGSIIASWQDGKRIRIIKNEFLFKMKEWIGEIQLETFPPKQQVQILSTTNTTVEHSHFLPPQPFLNR